TCGCCGCGTCCGCTAACAAAGTAACGATAGGTGAAAACCATGCCTGACCCGGCAAGACTTGAACTGGCGGAATTCTATTTTAAAGAAGGACACCGACTGCAAGCGAGCTCGGATCTGGATGGCGCGATTGCAGCCTACAAGCGGTCCATAGAACTCTACCCGACGGCTGAGGCTCACACCTTCCTGGGGTGGGCATACAGCTTTCAGGGACAGATCGACGAGGCTATCAAGGAGTGTGAGGCTGCCATCCAGGTCGACCCTGATTTCGGCAATCCGTACAACGACATCGGCGTCTACCTGATTGAGAAGGGGCGGTACGACGAGGCGATCCCGTGGCTCGAACGGGCCATGGTGGCCAGGCGGTACGAACCTCGCCATTACCCCCACATGAATATGGGCCGAGTCCTTATGCGGAAAGGGAAATACCAAGAGGCGATCAGAGAGCTAAAACTGGCCCTGGAAATTGAGCCGAATTATACTGCGGCCCGCGTCGAGTTGCACAAGGTCCTGGGGCTGTTGAATTGACTGGCTGACCCCTTATCGAGGTCTGCGCTGCATGTTATCGCAATGGTCCATCCCTCTGTTCTTACTGGTGATTGCCGGGGCGACGATCATACCTGAAAGGCAGGCGCTTGGAAGCGAGTCTCCGCCTTCGGATCTACGCACCTCATCCGCCGATAGGACCAGACAGTATTTTACCCCTGAAGAGATCGACAGGGGGCGGGCATACGCGCGAGGGCGATATGTGTTGTATGGCGTGCGAATGGCGTTGACCCTCGGCCTCTTTGGGCTCATGACCCTGAGCCCACTGTCCGCGAAAATTCGCGATCTCAGCATCTCGGTCGCAAGCGGGCGTGTGTGGCTAACCATTGCGGTGTACGGCCTCTTGGTGGCTCTGCTGTATTATGCGGTCACGTTCCCTGTCAGCCTCTACGGGGGCTTCCTCCGCGAGCATACATTTGGCCTCTCTCGCCAGTCGGTCGCTTCGTGGGCGTGGGATTATACCAAAGGGGCACTGATCAACGCGGCGATCCTGCTCCCGCTGCTGATGCTGCTCTACGCTTTTATCCGATGGGATCCCGTCCGTTGGTATCTGTCGGCATGGGTTATCCTTGTCCTTGTGATGGGCTTGCTCGCTGAACTGTCTCCGATCCTCCTCGATCCGTTGTTTCACACGTTCCGACCGGTGCAGGATAAAGCGTTGGTGAACCGGCTCCGTGCGTTAACTGATCGGGCTGGTCTCACAGTAGGGCCGATCCTGGAGATAGATGCCAGCAAAAAAACCAACAAAACCAATGCCTACTTCACGGGGCTCGGACGAACGAGACGCATCGTTCTGTACGATACGCTGATCGCCGGCTCCACCCCTGAGGAGGTGGAACTGATTGTGGCGCATGAGTTGGGCCACTGGAGACGGCACCACACCTGGAAGGGGATGGCCATTAGCGCGACCTCGGCGCTGGCAGCCATGTGGTTGATCGCTCGCCTTCTCAATACCGCAGCCGACTCCGGACGCTTTGGTTTTATTCATCCGGCTGACCCTATGTCGTTACCGTTCCTGCTGCTCCTCTTCCTCGCCCTCACCATCCTGACGACGCCTATCCAGGTAGCTATTTCGCGGTCCTTTGAACGAGAAGCCGACCTCGAATCGCTCCGTCTCAGCGCTAACCCTGAGGCCTTTATCGGCGCAGAGGTCAAGCTTGCCAGGACGAATTTCGCAGACATCGAGCCACCGCGAGCCATGGTCTGGCTCTTGTATACCCACCCTCCGGTCCTCGAGCGGATCGCCATGGCCGAGTCTTTTCGAGCGAAACAGGGGCAGCGAAGAGGTGAAATTGATGACCGCTAGATCGTTCGGTCCTGTGATCCTTATCCATGGAGGCGCAGGAAAGGTAGCTCCTGACTTAGTTGAGTTACGGCGAGATGGTATTCGGGCAGCCGTTGTGAATGGATGGCAAGTGCTCACAGCGGGAGGCTCCGCGGTGGACGCCGTCGAGCAGGTAGTCAAGACACTGGAGGACGATCCGGCCTTCAACGCTGGCCGAGGCGCCGTCCTTAATCGGGATGGAGAGATAGAACTCGACGCCTCGATCATGGACGGCCGAGGTTTGGCAGCCGGAGCCGTCGGCGCCGTGAAACGGATCGCTAATCCTGTGACGCTCGCAAGAACAGTAATGGAGGCTGGCGGGCCAACCCTGCTTGTCGGGGAGGGGGCCCAGCGATTCGCCGCAGCGGTTGGGATCAAGGAGTGCGTGGCCGAAGCGCTGATTACGGAACGACAGCGTGCCCGATGGTCCGCCCTGCGAGAGGAGCAGGTCGAGGGTGTCGGTACCGTCGGCGCCATCGCCATCGACCAAGCGGGGCACTTAGCCGCAGCAACCTCGACGGGCGGCCTGCCGCTGAAGACACCAGGCCGCGTAGGCGACTCTGCGCTGATTGGCTGCGGGACCTATGCCGACGATCAGCTCGGCGCGGCCAGTTGCACTGGCAATGGGGAGGCGATCATTAAACTGGTGCTCGCAAAAACCGCTCTCGAGTTCCTTCGGATGGGCGAAGAGCCAATGGCGGCGGCCAGGCGTGCCGTCGGAGAGCTTACGGCCAGGACCGGCGCCGAGGTCGGCATCATCCTGCTCGATCAATACGGCCGAATTGGCGTTGCGAGGAATACCGCGCAGATGCCCTGCGCTTGCATCCGGGAGGGCAACACAGATCCTGAGATCTTTGATTGAGTCGAATGGTAACTGCTCAGGTAGATAGACTGAAGGCTGAAGGCTTTTAGGGGTAAGCCGCGTGATTATTTAAAACCCCGAGAAGGTCTTGAGGGGCTCGGTTCGTACCCTCTGATATAATTTAGAGCCTTCAGCCTTCAGTCTTCAGCCTAAACACCTGAGTAGTTACGCCGAATGAACGAAGAGGGTGGAGAGAATGGGCGATAAGAAACATGATGGCAGGGTTTCCAGATGGGGCGGGAATGGAACTGGCGTTTCCGCCGCGTTCTTCTATGGGTCTCTGCTCCTACTCCTCTACCTGACCTACCTGATCCTGATTCCCTTCGGGTCTCCGATTCTCTGGGCAGCCGTACTGGTCATTGTCTTTCAACCGGTCTATCGCCGCCTGCTGCAATGGCTCGGTGGCAAGTCCGCACTCACCGCCCTTGTGCTGACGATCACTGTGATTGCGGCCGTGATGATCCCGGCTATCCTGTGCGGGTGGGTACTGACGCGCGAAGCCGCCAGCTTCTATCAGGCGACAGAGCG
This genomic stretch from Candidatus Methylomirabilis limnetica harbors:
- a CDS encoding tetratricopeptide repeat protein; translation: MPDPARLELAEFYFKEGHRLQASSDLDGAIAAYKRSIELYPTAEAHTFLGWAYSFQGQIDEAIKECEAAIQVDPDFGNPYNDIGVYLIEKGRYDEAIPWLERAMVARRYEPRHYPHMNMGRVLMRKGKYQEAIRELKLALEIEPNYTAARVELHKVLGLLN
- a CDS encoding M48 family metallopeptidase, with amino-acid sequence MLSQWSIPLFLLVIAGATIIPERQALGSESPPSDLRTSSADRTRQYFTPEEIDRGRAYARGRYVLYGVRMALTLGLFGLMTLSPLSAKIRDLSISVASGRVWLTIAVYGLLVALLYYAVTFPVSLYGGFLREHTFGLSRQSVASWAWDYTKGALINAAILLPLLMLLYAFIRWDPVRWYLSAWVILVLVMGLLAELSPILLDPLFHTFRPVQDKALVNRLRALTDRAGLTVGPILEIDASKKTNKTNAYFTGLGRTRRIVLYDTLIAGSTPEEVELIVAHELGHWRRHHTWKGMAISATSALAAMWLIARLLNTAADSGRFGFIHPADPMSLPFLLLLFLALTILTTPIQVAISRSFEREADLESLRLSANPEAFIGAEVKLARTNFADIEPPRAMVWLLYTHPPVLERIAMAESFRAKQGQRRGEIDDR
- a CDS encoding isoaspartyl peptidase/L-asparaginase family protein, which gives rise to MTARSFGPVILIHGGAGKVAPDLVELRRDGIRAAVVNGWQVLTAGGSAVDAVEQVVKTLEDDPAFNAGRGAVLNRDGEIELDASIMDGRGLAAGAVGAVKRIANPVTLARTVMEAGGPTLLVGEGAQRFAAAVGIKECVAEALITERQRARWSALREEQVEGVGTVGAIAIDQAGHLAAATSTGGLPLKTPGRVGDSALIGCGTYADDQLGAASCTGNGEAIIKLVLAKTALEFLRMGEEPMAAARRAVGELTARTGAEVGIILLDQYGRIGVARNTAQMPCACIREGNTDPEIFD